One Canis aureus isolate CA01 chromosome 38, VMU_Caureus_v.1.0, whole genome shotgun sequence DNA segment encodes these proteins:
- the FCGR2B gene encoding low affinity immunoglobulin gamma Fc region receptor II-b isoform X6 — MRILSVLSLPAADSDQAGCMPCLCRLGDMLLWAALLLLAPVAGTPAGLPKSVLDLEPPWINVLQGDSVTLKCQGAHRAEEHTQWYHNGSFLPILVQSNYSFEAKKQDSGEYRCQMYQTSVSDPVHLDVTSDWLLLQTPRLVFQKGESIRLRCHSWKNKLLYKITFFQNGKSKQFSSLNSTFFIPEANLSHSGHYHCTGMIGQMLRLSQPVAITVQGSDSSDSSVVMTIVSAVAGTAVAAILAAVVAWLRLRRKQTSAPLGSPEHREMGERLPEAAANVTDTEEAAKIEAENTITYSLLQHPEEETEAPDYQNQI, encoded by the exons ATGCGGATCCTCTCggtcctctccctccctgctgctgATAGTGACCAGGCTGGTTGCATGCCCTGCCTTTGTCGTTTGGGTGACATGCTACTGTGGGCAGCTCTGCTACTCCTGG CTCCAGTTGCTGGGACACCTG caGGTCTCCCAAAGTCTGTCCTGGACCTCGAGCCCCCGTGGATCAACGTGCTCCAGGGCGACTCCGTGACTCTGAAGTGCCAGGGGGCCCACAGAGCTGAGGAGCACACCCAGTGGTACCATAATGGGAGCTTCCTCCCAATCCTGGTCCAGTCCAACTACAGCTTTGAGGCCAAAAAACAGGACAGTGGGGAGTACAGATGCCAGATGTACCAGACCAGCGTCAGTGACCCTGTGCATCTGGATGTGACTTCCG ACTGGCTGCTGCTCCAGACCCCTCGCCTGGTGTTCCAGAAGGGGGAGTCCATCAGGCTGAGGTGCCACAGCTGGAAGAACAAGCTTCTGTACAAGATCACATTCTTCCAGAATGGAAAGTCCAAgcagttttcttctctgaattccaCATTCTTCATCCCAGAAGCAAACCTCAGTCACAGTGGCCACTACCACTGCACAGGGATGATAGGGCAGATGCTGCGCTTGTCACAGCCTGTGGCCATCACTGTCCAAG GATCCGACTCGAGTGACTCCTCGGTGGTGATGACAATTGTGTCTGCGGTCGCTGGCACAGCCGTCGCGGCCATCCTTGCTGCTGTAGTGGCCTGGCTCCGCCTCAGGCGAAAGCAAACTTCAG CTCCCCTGGGAAGCCCCGAGCACAGGGAAATGGGAGAGAGGCTCCCTGAGGCAGCAG CCAATGTCACTGATACCGAAGAGGCTGCCAAAATTGAG GCTGAGAACACCATCACCTACTCGCTCCTCCAGCACccggaggaggagacagaggcccCGGATTACCAGAACCAGATTTAG
- the FCGR2B gene encoding low affinity immunoglobulin gamma Fc region receptor II-b isoform X2 encodes MRILSVLSLPAADSDQAGCMPCLCRLGDMLLWAALLLLAPVAGTPAGLPKSVLDLEPPWINVLQGDSVTLKCQGAHRAEEHTQWYHNGSFLPILVQSNYSFEAKKQDSGEYRCQMYQTSVSDPVHLDVTSDWLLLQTPRLVFQKGESIRLRCHSWKNKLLYKITFFQNGKSKQFSSLNSTFFIPEANLSHSGHYHCTGMIGQMLRLSQPVAITVQGSDSSDSSVVMTIVSAVAGTAVAAILAAVVAWLRLRRKQTSANVTDTEEAAKIEAENTITYSLLQHPEEETEAPDYQNQI; translated from the exons ATGCGGATCCTCTCggtcctctccctccctgctgctgATAGTGACCAGGCTGGTTGCATGCCCTGCCTTTGTCGTTTGGGTGACATGCTACTGTGGGCAGCTCTGCTACTCCTGG CTCCAGTTGCTGGGACACCTG caGGTCTCCCAAAGTCTGTCCTGGACCTCGAGCCCCCGTGGATCAACGTGCTCCAGGGCGACTCCGTGACTCTGAAGTGCCAGGGGGCCCACAGAGCTGAGGAGCACACCCAGTGGTACCATAATGGGAGCTTCCTCCCAATCCTGGTCCAGTCCAACTACAGCTTTGAGGCCAAAAAACAGGACAGTGGGGAGTACAGATGCCAGATGTACCAGACCAGCGTCAGTGACCCTGTGCATCTGGATGTGACTTCCG ACTGGCTGCTGCTCCAGACCCCTCGCCTGGTGTTCCAGAAGGGGGAGTCCATCAGGCTGAGGTGCCACAGCTGGAAGAACAAGCTTCTGTACAAGATCACATTCTTCCAGAATGGAAAGTCCAAgcagttttcttctctgaattccaCATTCTTCATCCCAGAAGCAAACCTCAGTCACAGTGGCCACTACCACTGCACAGGGATGATAGGGCAGATGCTGCGCTTGTCACAGCCTGTGGCCATCACTGTCCAAG GATCCGACTCGAGTGACTCCTCGGTGGTGATGACAATTGTGTCTGCGGTCGCTGGCACAGCCGTCGCGGCCATCCTTGCTGCTGTAGTGGCCTGGCTCCGCCTCAGGCGAAAGCAAACTTCAG CCAATGTCACTGATACCGAAGAGGCTGCCAAAATTGAG GCTGAGAACACCATCACCTACTCGCTCCTCCAGCACccggaggaggagacagaggcccCGGATTACCAGAACCAGATTTAG
- the FCGR2B gene encoding low affinity immunoglobulin gamma Fc region receptor II-b isoform X5 produces MRILSVLSLPAADSDQAGCMPCLCRLGDMLLWAALLLLAPVAGTPAGLPKSVLDLEPPWINVLQGDSVTLKCQGAHRAEEHTQWYHNGSFLPILVQSNYSFEAKKQDSGEYRCQMYQTSVSDPVHLDVTSDWLLLQTPRLVFQKGESIRLRCHSWKNKLLYKITFFQNGKSKQFSSLNSTFFIPEANLSHSGHYHCTGMIGQMLRLSQPVAITVQANVTDTEEAAKIEAENTITYSLLQHPEEETEAPDYQNQI; encoded by the exons ATGCGGATCCTCTCggtcctctccctccctgctgctgATAGTGACCAGGCTGGTTGCATGCCCTGCCTTTGTCGTTTGGGTGACATGCTACTGTGGGCAGCTCTGCTACTCCTGG CTCCAGTTGCTGGGACACCTG caGGTCTCCCAAAGTCTGTCCTGGACCTCGAGCCCCCGTGGATCAACGTGCTCCAGGGCGACTCCGTGACTCTGAAGTGCCAGGGGGCCCACAGAGCTGAGGAGCACACCCAGTGGTACCATAATGGGAGCTTCCTCCCAATCCTGGTCCAGTCCAACTACAGCTTTGAGGCCAAAAAACAGGACAGTGGGGAGTACAGATGCCAGATGTACCAGACCAGCGTCAGTGACCCTGTGCATCTGGATGTGACTTCCG ACTGGCTGCTGCTCCAGACCCCTCGCCTGGTGTTCCAGAAGGGGGAGTCCATCAGGCTGAGGTGCCACAGCTGGAAGAACAAGCTTCTGTACAAGATCACATTCTTCCAGAATGGAAAGTCCAAgcagttttcttctctgaattccaCATTCTTCATCCCAGAAGCAAACCTCAGTCACAGTGGCCACTACCACTGCACAGGGATGATAGGGCAGATGCTGCGCTTGTCACAGCCTGTGGCCATCACTGTCCAAG CCAATGTCACTGATACCGAAGAGGCTGCCAAAATTGAG GCTGAGAACACCATCACCTACTCGCTCCTCCAGCACccggaggaggagacagaggcccCGGATTACCAGAACCAGATTTAG
- the FCGR2B gene encoding low affinity immunoglobulin gamma Fc region receptor II-b isoform X1, producing the protein MRILSVLSLPAADSDQAGCMPCLCRLGDMLLWAALLLLAPVAGTPGLPKSVLDLEPPWINVLQGDSVTLKCQGAHRAEEHTQWYHNGSFLPILVQSNYSFEAKKQDSGEYRCQMYQTSVSDPVHLDVTSDWLLLQTPRLVFQKGESIRLRCHSWKNKLLYKITFFQNGKSKQFSSLNSTFFIPEANLSHSGHYHCTGMIGQMLRLSQPVAITVQGSDSSDSSVVMTIVSAVAGTAVAAILAAVVAWLRLRRKQTSAPLGSPEHREMGERLPEAAANVTDTEEAAKIEAENTITYSLLQHPEEETEAPDYQNQI; encoded by the exons ATGCGGATCCTCTCggtcctctccctccctgctgctgATAGTGACCAGGCTGGTTGCATGCCCTGCCTTTGTCGTTTGGGTGACATGCTACTGTGGGCAGCTCTGCTACTCCTGG CTCCAGTTGCTGGGACACCTG GTCTCCCAAAGTCTGTCCTGGACCTCGAGCCCCCGTGGATCAACGTGCTCCAGGGCGACTCCGTGACTCTGAAGTGCCAGGGGGCCCACAGAGCTGAGGAGCACACCCAGTGGTACCATAATGGGAGCTTCCTCCCAATCCTGGTCCAGTCCAACTACAGCTTTGAGGCCAAAAAACAGGACAGTGGGGAGTACAGATGCCAGATGTACCAGACCAGCGTCAGTGACCCTGTGCATCTGGATGTGACTTCCG ACTGGCTGCTGCTCCAGACCCCTCGCCTGGTGTTCCAGAAGGGGGAGTCCATCAGGCTGAGGTGCCACAGCTGGAAGAACAAGCTTCTGTACAAGATCACATTCTTCCAGAATGGAAAGTCCAAgcagttttcttctctgaattccaCATTCTTCATCCCAGAAGCAAACCTCAGTCACAGTGGCCACTACCACTGCACAGGGATGATAGGGCAGATGCTGCGCTTGTCACAGCCTGTGGCCATCACTGTCCAAG GATCCGACTCGAGTGACTCCTCGGTGGTGATGACAATTGTGTCTGCGGTCGCTGGCACAGCCGTCGCGGCCATCCTTGCTGCTGTAGTGGCCTGGCTCCGCCTCAGGCGAAAGCAAACTTCAG CTCCCCTGGGAAGCCCCGAGCACAGGGAAATGGGAGAGAGGCTCCCTGAGGCAGCAG CCAATGTCACTGATACCGAAGAGGCTGCCAAAATTGAG GCTGAGAACACCATCACCTACTCGCTCCTCCAGCACccggaggaggagacagaggcccCGGATTACCAGAACCAGATTTAG
- the FCGR2B gene encoding low affinity immunoglobulin gamma Fc region receptor II-b isoform X3 — MRILSVLSLPAADSDQAGCMPCLCRLGDMLLWAALLLLAPVAGTPGLPKSVLDLEPPWINVLQGDSVTLKCQGAHRAEEHTQWYHNGSFLPILVQSNYSFEAKKQDSGEYRCQMYQTSVSDPVHLDVTSDWLLLQTPRLVFQKGESIRLRCHSWKNKLLYKITFFQNGKSKQFSSLNSTFFIPEANLSHSGHYHCTGMIGQMLRLSQPVAITVQGSDSSDSSVVMTIVSAVAGTAVAAILAAVVAWLRLRRKQTSANVTDTEEAAKIEAENTITYSLLQHPEEETEAPDYQNQI; from the exons ATGCGGATCCTCTCggtcctctccctccctgctgctgATAGTGACCAGGCTGGTTGCATGCCCTGCCTTTGTCGTTTGGGTGACATGCTACTGTGGGCAGCTCTGCTACTCCTGG CTCCAGTTGCTGGGACACCTG GTCTCCCAAAGTCTGTCCTGGACCTCGAGCCCCCGTGGATCAACGTGCTCCAGGGCGACTCCGTGACTCTGAAGTGCCAGGGGGCCCACAGAGCTGAGGAGCACACCCAGTGGTACCATAATGGGAGCTTCCTCCCAATCCTGGTCCAGTCCAACTACAGCTTTGAGGCCAAAAAACAGGACAGTGGGGAGTACAGATGCCAGATGTACCAGACCAGCGTCAGTGACCCTGTGCATCTGGATGTGACTTCCG ACTGGCTGCTGCTCCAGACCCCTCGCCTGGTGTTCCAGAAGGGGGAGTCCATCAGGCTGAGGTGCCACAGCTGGAAGAACAAGCTTCTGTACAAGATCACATTCTTCCAGAATGGAAAGTCCAAgcagttttcttctctgaattccaCATTCTTCATCCCAGAAGCAAACCTCAGTCACAGTGGCCACTACCACTGCACAGGGATGATAGGGCAGATGCTGCGCTTGTCACAGCCTGTGGCCATCACTGTCCAAG GATCCGACTCGAGTGACTCCTCGGTGGTGATGACAATTGTGTCTGCGGTCGCTGGCACAGCCGTCGCGGCCATCCTTGCTGCTGTAGTGGCCTGGCTCCGCCTCAGGCGAAAGCAAACTTCAG CCAATGTCACTGATACCGAAGAGGCTGCCAAAATTGAG GCTGAGAACACCATCACCTACTCGCTCCTCCAGCACccggaggaggagacagaggcccCGGATTACCAGAACCAGATTTAG
- the FCGR2B gene encoding low affinity immunoglobulin gamma Fc region receptor II-b isoform X4, with product MRILSVLSLPAADSDQAGCMPCLCRLGDMLLWAALLLLAPVAGTPAGLPKSVLDLEPPWINVLQGDSVTLKCQGAHRAEEHTQWYHNGSFLPILVQSNYSFEAKKQDSGEYRCQMYQTSVSDPVHLDVTSDWLLLQTPRLVFQKGESIRLRCHSWKNKLLYKITFFQNGKSKQFSSLNSTFFIPEANLSHSGHYHCTGMIGQMLRLSQPVAITVQGSDSSDSSVVMTIVSAVAGTAVAAILAAVVAWLRLRRKQTSAPLGSPEHREMGERLPEAAARTGAHGFPSASWDR from the exons ATGCGGATCCTCTCggtcctctccctccctgctgctgATAGTGACCAGGCTGGTTGCATGCCCTGCCTTTGTCGTTTGGGTGACATGCTACTGTGGGCAGCTCTGCTACTCCTGG CTCCAGTTGCTGGGACACCTG caGGTCTCCCAAAGTCTGTCCTGGACCTCGAGCCCCCGTGGATCAACGTGCTCCAGGGCGACTCCGTGACTCTGAAGTGCCAGGGGGCCCACAGAGCTGAGGAGCACACCCAGTGGTACCATAATGGGAGCTTCCTCCCAATCCTGGTCCAGTCCAACTACAGCTTTGAGGCCAAAAAACAGGACAGTGGGGAGTACAGATGCCAGATGTACCAGACCAGCGTCAGTGACCCTGTGCATCTGGATGTGACTTCCG ACTGGCTGCTGCTCCAGACCCCTCGCCTGGTGTTCCAGAAGGGGGAGTCCATCAGGCTGAGGTGCCACAGCTGGAAGAACAAGCTTCTGTACAAGATCACATTCTTCCAGAATGGAAAGTCCAAgcagttttcttctctgaattccaCATTCTTCATCCCAGAAGCAAACCTCAGTCACAGTGGCCACTACCACTGCACAGGGATGATAGGGCAGATGCTGCGCTTGTCACAGCCTGTGGCCATCACTGTCCAAG GATCCGACTCGAGTGACTCCTCGGTGGTGATGACAATTGTGTCTGCGGTCGCTGGCACAGCCGTCGCGGCCATCCTTGCTGCTGTAGTGGCCTGGCTCCGCCTCAGGCGAAAGCAAACTTCAG CTCCCCTGGGAAGCCCCGAGCACAGGGAAATGGGAGAGAGGCTCCCTGAGGCAGCAG CCAGGACCGGGGCTCATGGCTTCCCATCAGCGAGCTGGGATCGTTGA